Part of the Ralstonia pickettii DTP0602 genome, CGGGTTGACCTTGGCCGGATCCAGGCCGAGCGCCTTGGTTACCGCGCAGGCCTGCGCGGCAAAGGCCTCGTTGGCTTCGATCACGTCCAGGTCCGACACCTGCAGTCCGGCACGCTCCAGCGCGATCTTCGTCGCCGGCACCGGGCCGATGCCCATGGTCTTGGGGTCGACGCCGGCGTGGCCGTACGACACCAGGCGCGCCAGCGGCTTCAGGCCGCGGCGCTCGGCTTCGGCGCGCTCCATCATCACCACCGCGGCGGCGGCGTCGTTCAGGCCCGAGGCGTTGCCGGCCGTGACCGTGCCGTTCTCCTTGACGAACACCGGACGCAGCTTGGTCATGTCGTCCATGGTGGCGTCATGGCGCACATGCTCGTCAGTGTCGAAAGTGACATCGCCCTTGCGGCCCTTGCTTACCACCGGGACGATCTGGTCCTTGAAGTAACCGGCCTTGATCGCGGCCGAGGCGCGGTGGTGCGATTCCAGCGCCGCCTCGTCCTGCTGCGCGCGCGAGATATCGTATTCTTTGGCGACGTTCTCGGCGGTCACGCCCATGTGGATGCGGTGGAAGGGATCGTGCAGCGCGCCCAGCATCATGTCGACCAGGCCGGCATCACCCATGCGGGCGCCCCAGCGGGCCGCCGGCGCCAGGTACGGCGCGCGGCTCATGCTCTCGGCGCCGCCGCCGATGGCCACATCGGTATCGCCCAGCAGGATGGACTGCGCGGCGCTGATGATGGCCTGCAGGCCGGAGCCACACAGGCGGTTGACGGTCAGCGCGGGCGCATTGGTCGACACGCCGCCGTTGACGGCCGCAACGCGGCCCAGGTACATGTCGCGCGGTTCGGTCTGGATCACGTTGCCGAACACCACGTGGCCGACGTCGCCGCCGGATACGTTCGCTCGGGACAATGCTTCACGAACGACCAGCGCACCCAATTCGGTCGGCGCTAGGTCCTTGAGGCTGCCGCCAAAGGTACCGATTGCGGTGCGCACACCGCTGACTACCACTACTTCACGTTTCACTGCACAGTCTCCATACGTTATGCTGCCGAACTTGGCTTACGTCCAATGTGGCTATTCGTTCTTTCCCTGTGGGCTCGCCGCGTCCGTCTCGGCTGCAAGGTGACATACCCATGCAAAACTCGATGTTGGGGCCCCAAGATTCATGAGTCCGTCGCTTCTGCGCCGCGAGCTTCACAGCGCGCATCTTCATCCTCCTGTAACTTCCGCCAGAGGACTTTACCTGTACTCGACTTGGGAAGGGCTTCAACAAACTCAACAATGCGCGGATACTTATAAGCGGCCATATTATTTTTGGCCCATTCAATTATCTCCTGGGAGCTAATTCTCCCCCTAGCATCGTCGCGTAGAACAATAATGGCTTTTACGGACTCGCCACGATAAGAATCGTTCGACCCTATAACGCATGCCTCTGCCACAGCTGGGTGTTTGTATAGCAAATTTTCAATTTCAGCCGGCCACACTTTATAGCCGGAAGCGTTGATCATTCGCTTCAACCTGTCCATCAAGAAAAAATAGCCATCGTCGTCCACTTTGGCTAAATCTCCCGTCCGGAAAAACATTTTACCATCGATGTTTATAAAAGCCCTTCTCGTCTCGTCTGGGTTATGCCAGTACCCCATAAAGACCTGGGGACCAGCGATTATAATTTCCCCTACTACATTCGGGGGCAAGTCTTCAAGAGTATCAGGGTCAATTACACGTGCATCCGTGTTAAAGATCGGAATTCCAAGGCACTGAAGTTTTGAATTCTCAATTGGATTGATATGCGTCGGCGCCATCGTTTCGGTCAATCCATAGCCTTCAACGTAGCACAGGCCAAATCGGGTCTTCAGGCGCTCGGCCACCGCCTGCGGCATGGCCGCGCCGCCGCCGCCGATATAGCGCAGGCTCGACAGGTCGAACTGCGCCAGGTTGGGGCTGGCCATGAAGTCGATCACCATGGTCGAGATATTGGTCCAGTGCGTGACCTGGTAGCGCGAGATCAGGCGGCCGGCCACCTCGCGGTCCCAGCGCGGCAGCATCACCACGGTGGCCCCGCTATAGATGGGCCCGTTCATGCCGTACTGCATGCCGGTGACGTGGAACAGCGGCAGCACCGACAGGATCACCGATTCCGCGCCCGAACCCGACCAAGTCCCGCCGCCGACGGCGTTGTGCATGACCGAGCGGTGCGTGTGGATGCAGCCCTTGGGGAAACCGGTGGTACCCGAGGTGTACGGCATCACCGCCATGTCGTCCGGACCGGCGGTATGCGGCCCCGGCTGCAGGCCAGCGCCCAGCGCCTCGACCCACGCGGTGGCGCCGACAGGCAGCGGGTGCGGTGTGGTCAGCCAAGCCGGGGGAGCGTCTTCCGGATGCTCATGCGTGGGCGGCAGCGCGTCTGCGTACTGCGTCACCAGCAGGTGCTGCAGGCGCTCGGCCGGCGCCAGCTCGGACACGGCCTGTTCGACGCCCGCAGCCAGGTCCGCCGTGCAGATCGCCACGCGCGCCTGCGCATCGGTCACGTAGTGCTTGAATTCTTCGGACCGGTTCATCGGGTTGACCGGCACTACCACCGCGTCGGCGCGAAGGATCGCATAATAGCTGACAATGAACTGCGGGCAGTTCTGCATATATAGCAGCACGCGATCGCCCTTCTTTACCCCAGCCTTCTTCTGCAGCCAGCCTGCAAGCGCGGTGGCCTGCGCCGCGATCTCGCGGAACGTCATCGCATTGCCGAAGTAGCGGACTGCGGCCTTCTCCGCATAGCGATGTGCCGAGACTTCGAGGTTGTACCAGAGCGAGGTCTCTGGCGGCGCGATTTCGGTAGGCACGTGCGTTGGCCAGAATTTGAAGTGCGCGCGTGAAGAGCCGGCTTCTTGACTCATCGATGTCCCCAGTGCAGATGTTAAGTAACCTATCGGTTCGCTTACAGACTAATAACGTGTGCGATTATGCAAGTTTGAGTTACTCATAGCTGCAGACAAGGATCCTCGATCCAATGTTCGGCCCTTTTTAGAAGAAGGCGTCCCGCATTGTGCAACTTTTGACCGGCATCATGGGCTGCTTTTCCTGCGCAAGCGCGTGCGAAAGTCCCTTCCAGGATGATGCCGAGCTTGTAACAAGCAAGTACGACATACCAGCGGAGATTCGTTAAATCACGATCCGTACTTGTAGCGTATCGATTAATAAGTGCTTCCGCCTTCGGGAAGCCTTGCCAAGGCTGTGGTGATGGAATTCCTACACCGTTCCCTTCTGAGTCCGGCCAAGTTGCTAGCATCCACCCCAAGTCAAGCAGAGGGTCGCCTGCAGTCGTCAGTTCCCAATCAACGATCGCCGCCAAGCCAGGGCCATCGAGCTTGTACATTACGTTGGCAATGTGGTAGTCACCATGCATTAGACCTGGCTGAAAGCTGTTAGGCCGATTCTGCTCGAGCCATCCCGCTACTGTCGTGACATTTCCAAGCGCGTGCGGACCAGGCCAGCCGTCGTATACGCTATAGCCTTCCAACTGTGCTCCCCAGCGGGGCACCTGGCGTTCGAGGAAGCCTTCCACCTTCCCTAGCGTCGTTAAGCCTACTGTTTCCAACGAGACTCGACCGAGAGCTGCTGCACCATCGGCCAACGCGAGGCCCATGGCATATCGCATATCAGAACTCTCGGCATGTAATTCCGGCAACCCTGCCGTAGCGTTAAATCCCTCGACCGCGTCCATGAGCAGAAAGGCGGATCCAATCACGGTCGGATCGTCGCAACCTGCAATTAGCGCTGCATGCGGAACGTCCGTTCGTGCGAGAGCGGATAATACGCGGATCTCCCGTTGCATGATGTCGCCGCTATTTACCCTCGGATGAGACGGAGGCCTCCTGAGAACATAGGCGCGCCCCGAACGCTCGAAGCGCAGAAGTAGATTTTGGGTACCACCGCCCAGGATTAAAGGATCTTCAATGGGACCGGAGCCGAGGCCACGTGCATCCATCCACCGCATCAACTTATCGATATCTACCAGCGAGCGCCAGTCAGATTTCCCTACATCGACCATAACATCACCTATATTACGCCCAAATCAAACCTTGCCAATTTAACTACCCCTCTAAAGATTCGATCAAAATAAGAATAAATCACCTCGACTCGCAATAGGTCGCATGTTTTCATCAAAGTTATTTAGGCTTTGAAATTCCAACGGTGTATCCGACCCAATAGATGCGAGTCGTTTTTTGAATTTCGTTAGTATTTCACATCTTGCATTGTGACTAATATACGGAACGTGCCACGCGATGAACGGCGACAACACCTGGAGCCCCGTATAGGCTAATGTTCCTCGAAGTAGATGACTCAGCAATAGCTGTAGAGGCCCATGAACACCGTCTGGATTGAACATGTGCTCTTGGCCGCCGATGGTGACATTAACCAAGACTCTCTTTCCAGCCAGTCCGCCGAAGTCGTAAAATCTTCGGCCACCATATATTTTTCCGGAGACCAGTACGCGATCGATCCAGCCTTTTAAGATCGCAGGCGTAGAAAACCAAAATATCGGAAAGTTTAGTACCAGCAGGTCGCACCAAAGTAGCTTCTCGAGCTCTTCTTGTATGTCTTCGCTAATTGTTCCAGTCGCCACACCATGTCTTTGCTCCAGGGCGTAGGAGCAATAGTGAGGATTTGACGGATTGTTGAAATCTGCTTTCGATGCGACCGGATTGAATTTCATGGCATACAAGTCGGAGACGCGAACTTCATGCCCCTGCCCCTCAAATTCCTCGACTGCAACTCGTTGCATTGCTGCACAGAATGATTTCTCCTCTGGATGCGCGTGGACGATGAACACTTTCAGTGGATCAGTCTGGACTTCCATTTCTACGCCAATGATTCATGAGTTTGACTTCAATACACGCGCTCAGATCAACCCTTTTCCAAAAAGGAAGACGTGGGCGAGACCATACGGATCAATAAAGATGGGAAGTGCATTGCCGATGCCTAACGCCCCACATTCGGCCAAGTGTTGATATGCGACATAGTGCGGCGATCTGAATTGATCAGGGTGGCAATTGGGGTCTTAGTTCCGATGTGGCACCGATTTCTGATCGGAGGCAAAATTGGAATTTATACCCCTTTGGGGCATTACCACCCAAAGTTTGCTTATCGTGGGTGCTGGCTTAGCGACCGGTAGCTCGCTCTCGCGCCCATGAACCGAACTCTTCAAGCGTTTGCTTTGCTTCCGGAAGGAATGGAAACAAGGTGAACACATGGACTGAGTCCTCAATCAGACGAAGCGTAGTGTCGACCCCACTCGCTTTTGCCTTTTCAGCCAACCGTGTGGTATCGCTTAGAAGAACCTCATCCTTCGCGGCGGCAAGAAAGAGCGGCGGAAGTCCTTCAGTACTGCCGAACAATGGAGAGACCAACGGGTCAGTAGGCTCGTGAGCCTGAAAGTAGGATGCGCCAAGCAGGCTCAACGTATCTCGATGCGCAGCAGGATCGGAGCCAGAGAATTCGTTGACTGTGGGTCCGCTGAGGGTTAGGTCTGTGAAGGGACATACGGCAAAAACTCCCGCCGGGGCCGGCAACCCCGCGCCACGAATAGCAGTAGCCAAAGCCAGCGCCAGACCACCACCCGCAGACTCGCCACTCAGCACAATCTGTTCAGCACTAACTCCTGCAGATAGGAGGCCCCTATACGCCTGCATTGCATCGTCAATTGCAGCGGGATACGGGTGCTCCGGCGCCAAGCGATAATCTACGGAATAGCAATCCCCGCCTGCGGCCCTTGAGAGGCGATGAGCGTATTCAAGTGAACTCCGAGCCGATCCAAGCACGTATGCACCGCCATGGAAATGAAGTACGACGGGATCGTTTCGCGTAGCACCGCTAGCTTTGACCCGTAGGGTCGGCACGCCGTGGAGGTCGACCTTCTCAACTGGTACTTCATTGGAAACCGGGAAGTGTTTCAGAAGCATTCGTTCGTAAGCTTCCCTCATTCCATCATGGCCTCGCGCCACGTCCTCTTGAGTAAAGGTGCTCTTCCAAATTTCAAATGCGCGTTGACTCTCGGGGCGATTCATGGTCCGGCCTTCTCGAGCGTTCGCCAAACCCACCACTTCG contains:
- a CDS encoding hypothetical protein (K06699: PSME4; proteasome activator subunit 4), with amino-acid sequence MVDVGKSDWRSLVDIDKLMRWMDARGLGSGPIEDPLILGGGTQNLLLRFERSGRAYVLRRPPSHPRVNSGDIMQREIRVLSALARTDVPHAALIAGCDDPTVIGSAFLLMDAVEGFNATAGLPELHAESSDMRYAMGLALADGAAALGRVSLETVGLTTLGKVEGFLERQVPRWGAQLEGYSVYDGWPGPHALGNVTTVAGWLEQNRPNSFQPGLMHGDYHIANVMYKLDGPGLAAIVDWELTTAGDPLLDLGWMLATWPDSEGNGVGIPSPQPWQGFPKAEALINRYATSTDRDLTNLRWYVVLACYKLGIILEGTFARACAGKAAHDAGQKLHNAGRLLLKRAEHWIEDPCLQL
- a CDS encoding 3-ketoacyl-CoA thiolase (K00626: E2.3.1.9, atoB; acetyl-CoA C-acetyltransferase [EC:2.3.1.9]), which translates into the protein MKREVVVVSGVRTAIGTFGGSLKDLAPTELGALVVREALSRANVSGGDVGHVVFGNVIQTEPRDMYLGRVAAVNGGVSTNAPALTVNRLCGSGLQAIISAAQSILLGDTDVAIGGGAESMSRAPYLAPAARWGARMGDAGLVDMMLGALHDPFHRIHMGVTAENVAKEYDISRAQQDEAALESHHRASAAIKAGYFKDQIVPVVSKGRKGDVTFDTDEHVRHDATMDDMTKLRPVFVKENGTVTAGNASGLNDAAAAVVMMERAEAERRGLKPLARLVSYGHAGVDPKTMGIGPVPATKIALERAGLQVSDLDVIEANEAFAAQACAVTKALGLDPAKVNPNGSGISLGHPIGATGALITVKALHELQRVQGRYALVTMCIGGGQGIAALFERD
- a CDS encoding NAD(P)H dehydrogenase (K00355: NQO1; NAD(P)H dehydrogenase (quinone) [EC:1.6.5.2]), yielding MEVQTDPLKVFIVHAHPEEKSFCAAMQRVAVEEFEGQGHEVRVSDLYAMKFNPVASKADFNNPSNPHYCSYALEQRHGVATGTISEDIQEELEKLLWCDLLVLNFPIFWFSTPAILKGWIDRVLVSGKIYGGRRFYDFGGLAGKRVLVNVTIGGQEHMFNPDGVHGPLQLLLSHLLRGTLAYTGLQVLSPFIAWHVPYISHNARCEILTKFKKRLASIGSDTPLEFQSLNNFDENMRPIASRGDLFLF
- a CDS encoding long-chain fatty acid--CoA ligase (activates fatty acids by binding to coenzyme A), which codes for MSQEAGSSRAHFKFWPTHVPTEIAPPETSLWYNLEVSAHRYAEKAAVRYFGNAMTFREIAAQATALAGWLQKKAGVKKGDRVLLYMQNCPQFIVSYYAILRADAVVVPVNPMNRSEEFKHYVTDAQARVAICTADLAAGVEQAVSELAPAERLQHLLVTQYADALPPTHEHPEDAPPAWLTTPHPLPVGATAWVEALGAGLQPGPHTAGPDDMAVMPYTSGTTGFPKGCIHTHRSVMHNAVGGGTWSGSGAESVILSVLPLFHVTGMQYGMNGPIYSGATVVMLPRWDREVAGRLISRYQVTHWTNISTMVIDFMASPNLAQFDLSSLRYIGGGGAAMPQAVAERLKTRFGLCYVEGYGLTETMAPTHINPIENSKLQCLGIPIFNTDARVIDPDTLEDLPPNVVGEIIIAGPQVFMGYWHNPDETRRAFINIDGKMFFRTGDLAKVDDDGYFFLMDRLKRMINASGYKVWPAEIENLLYKHPAVAEACVIGSNDSYRGESVKAIIVLRDDARGRISSQEIIEWAKNNMAAYKYPRIVEFVEALPKSSTGKVLWRKLQEDEDARCEARGAEATDS